A single window of Jeotgalibacillus haloalkalitolerans DNA harbors:
- the parC gene encoding DNA topoisomerase IV subunit A → MTATERFQDLPLEEVLGDRFGRYSKYIIQERALPDARDGLKPVQRRILYAMHMEGNTHLKGFRKSAKTVGNVIGNYHPHGDSSVYEAMVRMSQSWKVRNRLVEMHGNNGSIDGDPAAAMRYTEARLSAISGELLRDIESETVDHIPNFDDTSEEPVVLPARYPNLLVNGSTGISAGYATEIPPHHLGEVIDAAVMKIDRPDASVEDLMTVIKGPDFPTGGIVQGVDGIENAYRTGKGKIVIRGKVEVEDIRGAKQQLVITEIPYEVNKAVLVKKMDEYRADKKVEGIAEVRDETDRTGLRIVVELKKEADANGVLNFLYKNTDLQVHYNFNMVAIHKKRPMLMGLNDLLEAYIDHQKEVVTRRTKFDYDKAIKRKHIVEGLIKALSILDEVIETIRASKDKKDAKNNLESRFAFTEAQAEAIVSLQLYRLTNTDVTALQKESAELDQKIKQLDAILTSDSKLLSVIKKELKAIKKQYEDSRRSIIERDIEEIKINMEVLVASEDVYVSVTKDGYIKRTSQRSYAASNGQDLAMKDTDRLLTLQNINTTDSLLLFTNKGNYIHFPVHMLPDIRWKDLGQHFSSIVSADRDEEIIHAEGVNSFEKDTLVFVTKKGMVKKSELKLYHAQRTARTLVALNVKKDDEVIAVHRTNGNQTLMLATQFGYGLRFSEEEVSLVGQRAAGVKGINLKDGDHVVSAIIAEDQDSLIAVTHRGAVKKMAVSEFEKGSRAKRGLIMLRELKRNPHRLVKLFKAVQHREFILETDKGERAVVTASQLRNNDRYSNGSFIIDENEKGNVVQAWENITAEEV, encoded by the coding sequence ATGACAGCGACAGAACGCTTTCAGGATCTTCCTCTCGAAGAGGTTTTAGGGGATAGATTTGGACGATACAGTAAATACATTATTCAGGAAAGAGCATTACCTGATGCACGTGACGGATTAAAGCCTGTACAGCGCAGAATCCTTTATGCAATGCACATGGAAGGCAATACACATTTAAAGGGATTCAGAAAATCCGCTAAGACAGTTGGTAACGTAATTGGTAATTACCATCCGCACGGAGATTCTTCTGTCTACGAAGCGATGGTAAGAATGAGTCAAAGCTGGAAAGTGAGAAACCGTCTTGTTGAAATGCATGGTAACAACGGTAGTATTGATGGCGATCCTGCTGCAGCCATGCGTTATACTGAAGCAAGGTTGTCAGCTATTTCAGGCGAACTTCTGCGTGATATTGAATCCGAAACAGTTGATCATATTCCAAACTTTGATGATACATCAGAAGAGCCGGTCGTACTCCCTGCACGTTATCCGAATTTACTGGTTAATGGTTCAACAGGGATATCAGCAGGTTATGCAACAGAAATCCCGCCTCATCATTTAGGCGAAGTGATTGATGCTGCAGTCATGAAAATCGATCGCCCGGATGCGTCAGTGGAAGATCTGATGACAGTTATCAAGGGGCCGGATTTTCCAACAGGCGGTATTGTCCAGGGTGTTGACGGAATCGAAAATGCTTACCGAACGGGTAAAGGAAAAATCGTCATACGCGGTAAAGTGGAAGTTGAAGATATCCGTGGTGCCAAACAGCAGCTGGTCATCACAGAGATCCCATATGAAGTCAATAAGGCAGTACTTGTAAAAAAGATGGATGAGTATCGTGCAGATAAAAAAGTGGAGGGCATCGCTGAGGTAAGGGATGAAACAGATCGGACCGGTCTCAGAATTGTAGTCGAGCTGAAAAAAGAAGCAGATGCAAATGGCGTATTAAACTTTTTATATAAAAATACAGATCTGCAGGTTCACTATAATTTCAATATGGTAGCGATTCATAAAAAACGTCCGATGCTGATGGGACTCAATGATTTACTAGAGGCTTACATCGACCATCAGAAGGAAGTCGTAACAAGAAGAACAAAATTCGACTATGACAAGGCGATTAAGCGAAAGCACATCGTTGAAGGTCTGATTAAAGCACTGTCAATTCTTGATGAGGTTATCGAGACGATCCGTGCCTCAAAAGATAAAAAAGATGCCAAAAACAATCTTGAGTCACGCTTTGCATTTACTGAAGCGCAGGCAGAAGCAATCGTTTCACTCCAGCTATACCGCTTAACGAATACTGACGTTACAGCACTTCAAAAAGAATCTGCTGAACTCGATCAGAAGATTAAACAGCTAGATGCGATTTTAACGAGCGATTCAAAGCTGCTCTCTGTCATTAAAAAAGAGCTTAAAGCGATTAAAAAGCAATATGAGGACAGCAGACGTTCAATTATTGAACGGGATATCGAAGAAATTAAAATTAATATGGAAGTCTTAGTAGCAAGTGAAGATGTTTATGTATCAGTTACGAAAGATGGATATATCAAGCGTACTTCCCAAAGATCCTACGCAGCTTCAAATGGACAGGACCTTGCGATGAAAGATACTGACAGGCTGCTCACGCTGCAAAATATCAATACAACAGATTCGCTTCTTTTATTTACGAATAAAGGAAACTATATTCATTTCCCTGTTCACATGCTTCCTGATATCCGGTGGAAAGACCTTGGGCAGCATTTTTCTTCAATTGTTTCAGCTGACAGGGATGAGGAGATTATTCATGCAGAAGGTGTGAACAGCTTTGAAAAGGATACACTTGTATTTGTAACGAAAAAAGGCATGGTGAAAAAATCCGAGTTAAAGCTATACCACGCACAGCGCACAGCGCGAACCCTGGTTGCGCTCAACGTAAAAAAGGATGATGAAGTAATTGCCGTTCATAGAACGAATGGAAATCAGACACTGATGCTTGCGACACAGTTCGGTTACGGCCTGAGGTTTTCGGAAGAAGAAGTAAGCCTTGTTGGTCAGCGGGCAGCCGGTGTTAAGGGAATCAACCTTAAGGATGGAGATCACGTCGTTTCTGCTATCATTGCTGAAGATCAGGACAGTCTCATTGCTGTAACTCATCGTGGCGCAGTAAAGAAAATGGCGGTTTCTGAATTTGAAAAAGGCTCGAGAGCAAAAAGAGGACTGATTATGCTGAGAGAATTAAAACGAAACCCGCACCGTCTGGTTAAGCTCTTTAAAGCAGTTCAGCATCGTGAATTTATACTTGAGACAGACAAAGGTGAACGTGCAGTTGTCACAGCCTCACAGCTGCGCAACAATGACAGATATTCAAACGGCTCCTTTATTATTGATGAAAATGAAAAAGGAAACGTGGTTCAGGCCTGGGAAAATATCACGGCAGAAGAGGTTTAA
- a CDS encoding alanine/glycine:cation symporter family protein: MNTLQFVSIIDDVATTINGFLWDYILIVVLIGCGLYFTVRGRFLQFTSFGDMLKLLTEKTTISSKGRRGISSFKAFTISTASRVGTGNLAGVATAIALGGPGAVFWMWIIALVGSATAFVESTLAQVYKVDDDKDGFRGGPAYYMERGLNARWLGIIFAIIISITFGLVFNSVQSNTISLALEGSFGWDRQIVGLVLVVLTAAVIFGGVKRVAAVTSIVVPIMAILYLLLALFVLFTNLDLVFPMFQIIFSNAFGITEVVSGGIGAAILNGVKRGLFSNEAGMGSAPNAAATAGVTHPAKQGLIQALGVFVDTIIICTATALIIIMSNEYLNGSDGIKLTQDALTYHVGDWAAAFISVAIFLFAFSSIVGNYYYGETNIEFIKNNMLYVNIYRFIVVGMVYFGAVQEFGVVWNLADVSMGTMALINLIAISIMAPLAFKVLQDYNRQKKQGIDPVFYTKNIPNLKNTECWDEGPEKE, translated from the coding sequence TTGAACACGCTGCAATTTGTTTCAATTATTGACGACGTAGCAACGACAATAAATGGTTTTTTATGGGACTACATACTAATCGTTGTTTTAATTGGTTGTGGATTGTATTTCACAGTCAGAGGCCGCTTTTTACAGTTCACTTCTTTTGGTGATATGTTGAAATTATTAACTGAAAAAACGACGATCTCTTCAAAAGGTCGAAGAGGGATTTCCTCTTTTAAAGCATTTACGATTTCAACTGCATCAAGGGTAGGAACAGGAAACCTTGCCGGCGTTGCAACTGCCATCGCTTTAGGAGGACCGGGTGCTGTATTCTGGATGTGGATTATTGCACTGGTTGGATCTGCAACTGCATTTGTCGAATCAACGCTTGCACAGGTATACAAAGTAGATGATGACAAAGACGGTTTCCGGGGCGGTCCTGCCTATTACATGGAAAGAGGACTGAATGCAAGATGGCTTGGTATCATTTTTGCAATTATTATTTCTATTACATTCGGACTCGTATTTAATTCGGTGCAGTCCAATACTATTTCTCTTGCTTTAGAAGGATCATTCGGATGGGATCGTCAAATTGTCGGTCTTGTGCTTGTGGTTTTAACGGCTGCAGTTATTTTTGGTGGAGTGAAGCGGGTTGCAGCTGTTACAAGTATCGTTGTTCCAATTATGGCGATCCTTTACCTGCTGCTTGCACTATTCGTATTATTTACGAACCTGGACCTTGTATTTCCGATGTTTCAGATCATATTCAGTAACGCATTCGGCATCACTGAAGTTGTCTCAGGCGGTATCGGTGCAGCCATTTTAAATGGTGTTAAAAGAGGACTTTTCTCTAATGAAGCAGGTATGGGTAGTGCACCAAACGCGGCAGCAACAGCCGGTGTCACGCACCCTGCGAAGCAGGGGCTGATTCAGGCGCTGGGTGTATTTGTAGATACAATTATTATCTGTACAGCGACAGCACTTATTATCATTATGTCGAATGAATATCTGAATGGCAGTGACGGGATTAAGCTCACTCAGGATGCTCTTACTTACCACGTGGGTGATTGGGCAGCAGCATTTATCAGTGTAGCAATCTTCCTTTTTGCCTTCAGTTCAATTGTCGGAAACTACTATTACGGTGAAACAAATATTGAATTTATTAAAAACAACATGCTTTATGTGAATATTTACCGTTTTATCGTTGTAGGAATGGTGTATTTTGGAGCCGTTCAGGAGTTTGGTGTCGTGTGGAACCTTGCAGACGTATCAATGGGAACCATGGCATTAATTAACCTGATCGCTATTTCAATTATGGCGCCACTGGCATTTAAAGTACTTCAAGATTACAACCGCCAGAAGAAACAGGGGATTGATCCCGTGTTTTATACAAAAAACATTCCTAATCTGAAGAATACAGAATGCTGGGATGAAGGCCCGGAAAAAGAATAA
- a CDS encoding gamma-glutamylcyclotransferase, which translates to MSDLFFVYGTLRKHGSRDVILKNGKLLASQAWTKGKLYLADHLDPILKPDENERSYGELYEVSSEKSEELKKMMSLNGNLAKVTVYTDHLGQQEAYTQTTESDVEFVEEVRFNDWIIHMEMDRPIQYYFAYGSCMDDERFKLAKVDHLFLNKIGGGKVERLEMNYSLSVHDGGRANLIETGGSGEGVLYKVNQKAVEYLYHREGVDSGMYRPAMVDVSVDGIHYAKSITFIVIDPVDEIAPPLHYATEIIRGSRGVVSDEYHEKLVKDLTDKFNLEVKLNK; encoded by the coding sequence ATGAGCGATTTATTTTTTGTATACGGTACGTTAAGAAAGCACGGAAGCAGAGATGTAATTCTCAAAAACGGGAAATTACTGGCTTCCCAGGCGTGGACAAAAGGGAAGCTGTATCTGGCTGACCACCTGGACCCTATACTGAAACCTGATGAGAATGAAAGGTCATATGGAGAACTATATGAAGTCTCATCAGAAAAAAGTGAAGAATTAAAAAAGATGATGTCATTGAACGGTAATTTAGCGAAAGTTACCGTTTATACAGACCACCTGGGACAGCAGGAGGCCTATACACAGACAACAGAGTCTGATGTGGAATTTGTTGAAGAAGTAAGATTTAACGACTGGATTATACACATGGAAATGGACCGTCCTATTCAGTATTATTTTGCCTATGGATCTTGTATGGATGATGAGCGGTTCAAGCTCGCAAAAGTAGATCATCTGTTTTTAAATAAAATCGGCGGCGGTAAAGTTGAAAGACTCGAAATGAATTATTCACTGAGCGTCCATGACGGAGGCAGAGCAAACCTGATTGAAACCGGCGGCTCTGGCGAAGGGGTGCTGTATAAAGTGAATCAGAAAGCGGTTGAGTATCTGTATCATCGTGAAGGTGTTGACAGCGGTATGTACAGACCTGCCATGGTGGATGTGAGTGTAGATGGAATACATTATGCGAAAAGTATTACATTTATCGTTATTGATCCGGTAGATGAAATCGCTCCGCCACTTCATTACGCAACGGAAATTATCAGAGGATCACGCGGCGTCGTCAGTGATGAATATCATGAGAAACTAGTAAAAGACCTTACAGATAAATTTAACCTTGAAGTAAAGCTGAACAAATAA
- the proC gene encoding pyrroline-5-carboxylate reductase, translating to MSNDLRVAFIGAGNMAEAMISGIVKTGTLEPRQVTATNRSNADRLLELHNEYGIQGIMRDKIQLSSYDVIFLAMKPKDAESSLLSIKDHIRPDQVVMSVLAGISTEFMEEHLNEGQQVIRVMPNTSSMLRESATAISPGQNVTMKNVKLAKSLLSSIGEVYVIEEDQMDLFTGIAGSGPAYFYYLMEHIEKTAQENGMDVQQAREIGAQTILGAAKMMIERDETPTELRQNVTSPNGTTAAGLDALNENGGGTAIKAAIEGAMNRSKEITEQMAKVTVQ from the coding sequence ATGTCTAACGATTTAAGAGTAGCATTTATTGGAGCAGGAAATATGGCAGAGGCAATGATTTCAGGGATTGTTAAAACTGGAACACTTGAGCCGCGTCAAGTCACTGCGACAAACCGTAGCAATGCAGACCGTTTACTTGAACTTCATAATGAATATGGCATCCAGGGAATTATGAGAGACAAGATACAATTATCATCATATGACGTTATTTTCCTGGCGATGAAACCTAAAGATGCTGAAAGCTCATTATTATCTATTAAAGATCATATCAGACCCGATCAGGTGGTCATGAGTGTGTTAGCCGGCATTTCAACAGAATTTATGGAAGAGCATTTAAATGAGGGGCAGCAGGTAATTCGCGTGATGCCTAACACTTCAAGCATGCTGAGAGAATCAGCTACTGCAATTTCCCCGGGACAAAACGTCACAATGAAGAATGTAAAGCTAGCTAAGAGCCTGTTATCTTCTATTGGAGAGGTATATGTCATTGAAGAAGATCAAATGGACCTTTTCACAGGAATTGCAGGTAGCGGACCAGCTTATTTCTATTATTTAATGGAGCACATTGAAAAAACTGCACAGGAAAATGGAATGGATGTTCAGCAGGCACGGGAAATTGGCGCACAAACTATTCTGGGTGCAGCAAAAATGATGATTGAACGTGATGAAACACCTACAGAGTTGAGACAAAATGTAACTTCACCAAATGGTACGACTGCTGCAGGCCTTGATGCACTCAATGAAAATGGCGGGGGCACAGCAATTAAAGCAGCAATTGAAGGTGCAATGAATAGATCAAAAGAAATTACTGAACAGATGGCAAAAGTAACAGTGCAATGA
- the proB gene encoding glutamate 5-kinase: MTSDNQKRVVIKIGSSSLTSSSGDISRRKIQRITDQVAELKDDGHEVVLVSSGAVAAGYRTLGFVNRPSSLPEKQAAAAIGQGRLIETYSELFTSHGYAASQILITRSDFSDETRYNNVRNTINVLLERGIVPIVNENDTVTTDRLRFGDNDTLSAKVAGLVDSDQLVILSDIDGLYNDDPRKNPDAELLKEVTEITPQIEDMAGEPGSAVGTGGMRSKIDAFKISMASGIPSFLGKAGVKNIIVEAVNETARGTYFGIEKIDINLDRKRQWIAFNSGPEGEILIDKEAKDVIVNDKGNLQPSQIYQINGYFKKGSVVRILDTENNKLGLGVVNYSSKDLEQFQLDRNDQNNEAAINSESFVCELDVAIPLGV, translated from the coding sequence ATGACATCGGATAATCAAAAGAGAGTTGTAATTAAAATTGGAAGCAGTTCTTTAACAAGTTCATCAGGTGATATCAGCCGGAGAAAAATTCAGCGTATTACAGACCAGGTTGCAGAACTGAAAGACGACGGACATGAAGTCGTATTAGTATCTTCAGGCGCTGTGGCGGCAGGTTACAGAACACTCGGTTTTGTAAACCGTCCATCATCTCTGCCGGAAAAACAGGCAGCAGCTGCAATCGGGCAGGGACGATTAATTGAAACGTACTCTGAATTGTTTACTTCTCATGGATATGCTGCTTCTCAGATTCTGATTACACGCAGCGATTTCTCCGATGAAACACGCTATAACAATGTCAGAAATACAATTAACGTCCTTTTAGAGCGTGGAATTGTGCCGATTGTAAATGAAAATGACACTGTCACAACAGACCGGCTGAGATTTGGGGATAATGATACGTTATCAGCAAAGGTTGCAGGCCTGGTAGATTCAGACCAGCTGGTAATTTTATCAGACATTGATGGTCTGTATAATGATGATCCTAGAAAAAACCCTGATGCAGAATTGCTGAAGGAAGTAACAGAAATCACACCGCAGATTGAAGATATGGCCGGAGAACCGGGGTCTGCAGTCGGTACCGGCGGCATGAGATCAAAAATTGATGCCTTCAAAATTTCAATGGCATCAGGTATTCCGTCATTCCTCGGTAAAGCAGGCGTGAAAAACATTATTGTGGAAGCTGTTAATGAAACAGCGCGCGGCACTTACTTCGGAATAGAAAAAATTGATATTAACCTTGACCGTAAACGTCAATGGATCGCATTCAATTCAGGTCCTGAAGGTGAAATTCTCATTGATAAAGAAGCAAAAGATGTGATTGTCAATGATAAAGGTAACCTTCAGCCAAGTCAGATCTATCAGATTAACGGCTACTTTAAAAAAGGCAGTGTCGTTAGAATTCTTGATACAGAAAACAATAAATTGGGTCTTGGAGTAGTGAATTATTCTTCAAAA